CCTACCTGTGCTTCGCTGTCGAAAGCGCGTGAAATCTCCCTGGACTTATCTACGATACTCAAATTCTTCTGCTGATCGTATTCGTTCAGATCCTTGGCCTTCTCGGCGGCAAGCAGGAAAATCTGCATCCGGTCATCATGAATGCTCGCTTCAGGATTCCGTTCTCGCCAATATGCCATCTGGACGCGGACATGTTCCTCAATCTGGCTTTCCACCAAATTTCTGGCAGCCTCCTTCTCCTGAATCTTCTTTCGGTCGCCTTTCTTGTACGCATCCTCAACAGATGCGGACCTGTTCGGGATATACGCCCCGTCCGGAATATGGCGCAGCACCAGCCCGATGTCATTCCTGCGGGCTCCCTTGGCGGCATCCAGCCGGGAATCCAGCTTATCCATCACCACGGCGCGGATGTATTCCTCATTTCCATCATAAGCGCCAAGCTTGGACCACTTCTGTATGGTTCGGGTGGCAATCTGTCTTGCCTCATCCCGGTCCTTGGGGACAGGCAGTTTATCCAGCTCCATGCTGAAAGCTCCCCGTATCTCCACCTTGTCCTGTTCCGTGATCCGGCCTCCGTTCTTTTGAGCATTGCGGGCCCACTTCCACATCTGTTCGGTGGCTCCGTTGGGAAGCTGTTTTTTCAGGGCGTCAATATTCTTCTCCTGAATATTGCGGCGGTCCTCTGCGGTTAGAGGGGCGGGTGTAGCTATATCGGCCAGCCGGCGGCGTATCTCGCGTTTGGCCCGGTCCAGGTCAAGAGGATTCAGGTCATTGTAGAGCCCCTTGTTGACGGAAGACGCTGCATGAACAGGGTCGGCGGCAACGCTGGAAAACAAGGCCGTCTTTAAATTCTCCTGTTGCTTTTCATATCTGACCTTGCTCCCTTTAACACGCAGAAGTTCTGCTTTTTCAGGGGAAATGGTGTTGGAGTGCTCTGCATTTGAAATGGAAGACTCATACCCACCCCAATCTTCCTTCTCTTCGGCCAGCTTCAAATTGGTATCAAAAGCCTGCCTGGCAACACTCAACTGGTGCTTGGCAGCCAGCCCCCAATAGCGTTCCGGCAGACTCGCCTTCACGGACTCCATCATACCCCGTGCCTTGATGGCGCTCTCCGGGTTGAAAAACGTCCCGCCCAAATTCTCAATCCGCTGTCCGAACTTGTAAGCCAGATCATCCAGACGTCCCTTGATAATGGAGCCATCCTTGTCAAAAACACTATCCTTGGTCCCTGGAGCGTAGGAAAGCAACTTGGAAAACTCGGCGTCGGACTCGTCCCGTATGCGGCGTAGCTCTACCTCCTGCCGTTGCATCTCTCCGAAATCGGAAATCCTGGAAAACGCCTCGGCGCTTCCCTGCAAGCCCTGTTCGGCCTTGTGGATGGAGGCGCCCAGCATTTGACCCTGGTCCCCGTTGGCGGCATTAGCCGCAGTTCCGGGGTTCGCTTTGGCCGCCTGCAGGGACGGCCCTCCGTATAAAGGAATCTCTTTCATCGTTTCGTGTTATTGGTAAGTTGATCAATGGGAAAAACATGCACCTTCGGGCCGCGCAAAAAACGCTGCCAGGCCACATGCGTGAACCCTCTCCCGGCAAACTGCCGAGCCAGGCGGGCCAGTTCCCGCGGCTTCCCGGCGGCCCACCATACAAACAGGCACCCTTCCGGAAGTGGAGGAACCTCTTCGGGAGGGAAACTCAACTCTTCCAGCTGGTCGGCAGGCAGGGCCAGGCACACTTCATCCGGGGAAACAAACGCCAGCCCCAGGGAAGCGCAATCTTTCACATCCGTCCACAAATCCCGGCCCACCTCCGCATAAGCGGTCACGGTCGCATCAAAAGCATTCATAATCCCATGCTCCGGTAAGGATTCCACTTCTGTGTATAGTTATAAAAACTGAAATCACTCTTGGCCGGACTCGCCGCCCAGGCCCCTAGCTCCATCATGCCCAGGCGCGGGTCTGCCGTGGAACCGGGAAACACGCTGCCGGCCAGCCCTCCCAGGTTAAACCCGGCAAAAGCTCCCTGCGCGGCTGTCGTGGAACCGAACGCTCCCATCCCGGCGCCAATGCCTCCGGCCAGCGCGCCCAACCCCTGAATCCCCGTGGAAACCAGGGCTCCATTCGCCGCGGACCTGTAAGCCGCCGCCTGGTTCTGCGCACTCACCAACGTGGCGTCTCCCTCCCAGCGCTGCATGGCCGCCTCATGGCGCTTGTTCTGGTCATTGATAGCCGCCCCCAGGGACATATCGGAAATCTGTTTTTCCAAAATCTCTGCGGTCGTAAGCTCCGCCTGCAGTCCGCTTCCCTCCGTCGTCAGGCCGGACGCCCCGCGGGCGGCGCGCACCGAAGCAGTGGCGGCCGTCTGGTTGCGCCTGGCCGTAGCCATATTCTCGGCAGTGAGACGCAGAGCGGAAGCGGACTCGGCTTCCGTATTGGCTGCGTTCACGTAAGCGGCATCCCTCGCCGCACGTCCCTGCGCCAGGGCGCTCTTCGCGTTGCCCTTATTCGTCGCGTATGAACCAATGCTTCCCATAACCCTATAAAATGGAACGGTTTAAAATATCCATCAACGGATGCTGGTCATTGCTTCCCCGCTGGCTCACGTCGTGGTGGAGGGCGTCGGCAATGTAGCGCCTGTACAAATCCAGGAACACGCCCACATTCTGCGGCTTGCCCGTCACCGTCGTAGCCATCTTGGCGGCCAGCAGGCACTTCACGGCCTCCACAAACATTGGCGCATTGTCCGGCAGCGTCTCCGCCAGGGCCAAATCATTGGACAAATACCACACATAGAGGAGAGAATGGCTCTCCTCGCAAATTACCGTGCGGCCGGACATGCGCCAATGCCTGGCATCCACCTTCAACAGCTTCAGGCAATCCTCCGGCACT
The genomic region above belongs to Akkermansia massiliensis and contains:
- a CDS encoding glucosaminidase domain-containing protein → MKEIPLYGGPSLQAAKANPGTAANAANGDQGQMLGASIHKAEQGLQGSAEAFSRISDFGEMQRQEVELRRIRDESDAEFSKLLSYAPGTKDSVFDKDGSIIKGRLDDLAYKFGQRIENLGGTFFNPESAIKARGMMESVKASLPERYWGLAAKHQLSVARQAFDTNLKLAEEKEDWGGYESSISNAEHSNTISPEKAELLRVKGSKVRYEKQQENLKTALFSSVAADPVHAASSVNKGLYNDLNPLDLDRAKREIRRRLADIATPAPLTAEDRRNIQEKNIDALKKQLPNGATEQMWKWARNAQKNGGRITEQDKVEIRGAFSMELDKLPVPKDRDEARQIATRTIQKWSKLGAYDGNEEYIRAVVMDKLDSRLDAAKGARRNDIGLVLRHIPDGAYIPNRSASVEDAYKKGDRKKIQEKEAARNLVESQIEEHVRVQMAYWRERNPEASIHDDRMQIFLLAAEKAKDLNEYDQQKNLSIVDKSREISRAFDSEAQVGDTREREPDSGQDFIDRKNKEWKDYQENQVPYTPQVEVGKDSAPLAVPMSFVAGRRAGAYVPREMYQKLVQKYGSRPCLKATMDQSKAYNEVPVVGFYEGPNRGIELSGDEYGNRLIMLAGDKGNATVRFAPEEVPGMIEPGNIDLSARPVVRHADGSISTVRSISVEMDGKEYLIPTVSEDGKVLSEDDAVKQFKKTGKHLGVFDSPEDATAYARQLHEDQESLYAPQQGAADVLNQPVSSPQKAAQVLSPALQQYESAFRRAGEKYGVDPDLLMAIAIHETGNGTSSAFRNKKNAMGVSPNGGGPRSFETVEAGIDYMARQLARNYLGQGLTTIAAIGKKYAPPGASNDPRGLNSHWVKGVSEYYFQLKA